Genomic segment of Methanolobus mangrovi:
GATTTAAAAATGTAGAAGGACTTGACAGGTCGCACTACCTTATACAGAGAGCAAAGAACTCTGCAAAGAAAGAGAGTCTTGGAGTCAGGTTCAAAGAAGGGGACGCAAGAAAGACACCCCATGCAACAGACACCTTTGATGCCGTAATGCTCCTTGGAAACAGTTTTGGTTATTTTGAGACATCTGATGAAGACCTGAGGGTACTGAAAGAGGTAAAACGAATCCTCAAACCATGGGGAAAGATCCTGCTGGACGTTGCCGACGGCTCATACCTCAAGGAAAAATACCAGCCTCGTTCATGGGAATGGATAGATAAGCATAACTTTGTTTGTAGGGAACGTTCAATATCCACAGACGGACAGAAACTGATATCCAGGGAAGTTATCGTCAACGATACTTCAGGAGTTATCGCAGACCAGTTTTATGCAGAACGCCTCTACACAACTGAATCAATGATAGAACTCCTTAAGAAAGCAGACTTCGCTGACATAGAGATAGTGGATGCCATAAATTCCCAGACACTGAGAAACCAGGACCTCGGGATGATGGAGAGACGCATACTGGTCACCGCTTCTGTAAGAAAAGAGTGGACACCCAAGAAGAAAAAAGTGAAGGATATTGAAAAGAATGTGGTGGTAGTTTTCGGTGACCCGAGGAAAAATGATTCACTGAAACCATGCGGTGTCTTCGATGATGATGACATATATACCATCGACCAGCTAAAAGGCGGCCTCAATGAAATAGAAGGTTATTCTGTCAAATACCTGGACAATCACGATACGCTCATCAGTGACCTTTCAAAACTGAGAGGAAAGATAGACTTCATTTTTAACCTCTGTGATGAAGGCTTTGGGAACGACCCAAAGAAAGAGTTACATGTGCCTGCCGTTATGGAAATGCTGAACATCCCTTACACAGGTTCAGGCCCGCAGTGCCTGGCATTCTGTTACGACAAAGCACTTGTGATAGGTATTGCCAAAGACCTGGGGGTTCCGGTACCAGAGGGAATTGTAGTAAAAGGAGAGGACAGCCTCTTCGAACTGCCAATGGATTTCCCGGTCATTGTGAAACCAAACTTCGGAGACTCGAGCTTTGGCCTGAACCAGCACAGCGTATGTAACAACCGTGATGAGGTCGTCAGGGCTATTTACGACATCAGGGAAGGGTTGGGATACGATAAACCCATACTAGTGGAGGAATTCCTTACAGGCCAGGACCTGAGTATTGGCATAATCGGAAATCCTCCTGAAAACTACACAGTCCTGCCGCTTACAAAGGAAGATTACTCCGAACTGCCTGAGGACCTCCCAAGATTATGTGGTTATGAGGCAAAATGGATACCTGATTCACCATACTGGAAGATCAAATCCATGCCAGCAGACCTTCCAAAAGAAACAGAAGAACTCATAGTCGAGTGCAGCCTGAAACTTATCAACAGGCTTGAATGCAGGGATTACACCCGTCTGGACTGGAGAGTTGACTCATCAGGCACTCCTAAACTACTGGAAGTAAACCCCAACCCGGGCTGGTGCTGGGACGGACATCTGGCAAAGATGGCAAAGATAGCCGGCATTTCATACACTGAGATGATAAGGATGATCCTTAAAAGTGCGGATGAAAGGATATCTGCACAGAGATAATACTGCTTTTTTGTAAGGGGGATTTTTACATCCCTCTTTTTTTAACAGGTTTCGGCAAATTTAAGTAATCTGGCTGCTCATGAATAAATGGGGGTAAATAGGGATTTGCGGATAGAAATATCTAAGCGGTTGATTTAATTTTCATAAGTATTAATGTTGAAATGTGGAAAATGTAGAGTAAACGGAGTGTGTAAGAGTGTTTTCAAAAGTACCCGCAGATATTGCAAGGATGAGCAAGGAAGACATAAATAAAGAAATGTTAAGGGCTGCACTAATTGCAGAATTGGATGCTAT
This window contains:
- a CDS encoding methyltransferase domain-containing protein → MKDRSKDYQNKEKQKPRTLGPVPHLEEHVNPDWWKKIFNSLYLKTDADIVDDASITRQEIDTFSSILNINPESHVLDLCCGQGRHSLELARRGFKNVEGLDRSHYLIQRAKNSAKKESLGVRFKEGDARKTPHATDTFDAVMLLGNSFGYFETSDEDLRVLKEVKRILKPWGKILLDVADGSYLKEKYQPRSWEWIDKHNFVCRERSISTDGQKLISREVIVNDTSGVIADQFYAERLYTTESMIELLKKADFADIEIVDAINSQTLRNQDLGMMERRILVTASVRKEWTPKKKKVKDIEKNVVVVFGDPRKNDSLKPCGVFDDDDIYTIDQLKGGLNEIEGYSVKYLDNHDTLISDLSKLRGKIDFIFNLCDEGFGNDPKKELHVPAVMEMLNIPYTGSGPQCLAFCYDKALVIGIAKDLGVPVPEGIVVKGEDSLFELPMDFPVIVKPNFGDSSFGLNQHSVCNNRDEVVRAIYDIREGLGYDKPILVEEFLTGQDLSIGIIGNPPENYTVLPLTKEDYSELPEDLPRLCGYEAKWIPDSPYWKIKSMPADLPKETEELIVECSLKLINRLECRDYTRLDWRVDSSGTPKLLEVNPNPGWCWDGHLAKMAKIAGISYTEMIRMILKSADERISAQR